A single window of Pseudarthrobacter defluvii DNA harbors:
- the katG gene encoding catalase/peroxidase HPI has product MTEPQDHPPVPTPGSAQGLDQKVEGGCPVAHGSATAQGSESENPAIDSPQPKGHRPRTNQDWWPNQLDLSVLHTHGQASNPLDPSFSYREEFQKLDVDALKRDITEVLTTSQDWWPADFGHYGGLMIRLSWHAAGTYRVHDGRGGAGDGSQRFAPLNSWPDNANLDKARRLLWPVKQKYGQKLSWADLLVLAGNVALESMGFKTFGFAFGREDVWEPEQIFWGPEDAWLGDERYVGEGQMSDEVGSTEMGLIYVNPEGPMGNPDPVAAAAFIRETFKRMAMNDEETFALIAGGHTFGKTHGAGPADAHVGPEPEGADLEAQGLGWLSTYGSGKGGDTITSGLEVTWTDRPTQWSNRFLEILFEYEWELVKSPGGAHQWVAKDGPEIIPDAHDPNKKHRPTMLTTDLSLRFDPTYEKIGRRFLENPDEFALAFAKAWYKLLHRDMGPVGPHMLGPWVPEAQPWQDPVPAVDHELIDEQDIAQLKAKLLDSGLTIPQLAGTAWASAATYRKTDRRGGANGGRIRLEPQRSWEAHEPEQLATVLPVLERVQEEFNSAQSGGKKVSLADLIVLGGATAVEKAASDAGFPVTVPFRPGRTDATEEQTDVESFQYLQPRADGFRNYLRPGQKLPPETLLLDKAYMLDLSAPEMTALVGGMRALGTNVGGSSHGVLTDKPQVLTNDFFVNLLSPGTKWKVSESEENVYEITDVATGDLKWTATPVDLVFGSNSQLRALAEVYASEDAKEKFVNDFVAAWTKVMELDRFDLN; this is encoded by the coding sequence ATGACCGAACCCCAAGACCATCCCCCGGTCCCCACTCCCGGGAGCGCACAGGGCCTGGACCAGAAGGTTGAAGGCGGGTGCCCGGTGGCCCACGGCAGCGCCACCGCCCAGGGCAGCGAGAGTGAAAACCCGGCGATCGATTCTCCGCAGCCCAAGGGACACCGGCCGCGGACAAACCAGGACTGGTGGCCCAACCAGCTGGACCTCTCCGTGCTACACACCCATGGCCAGGCAAGCAACCCCCTCGACCCCTCCTTCAGCTACCGGGAGGAGTTCCAGAAGCTCGACGTTGACGCCCTCAAGAGGGACATCACCGAGGTCCTCACCACCTCGCAGGATTGGTGGCCGGCAGACTTCGGCCACTACGGCGGCCTGATGATCCGCCTGAGCTGGCACGCCGCCGGAACCTACCGCGTCCACGACGGCCGCGGCGGCGCCGGGGACGGCAGCCAGCGGTTCGCCCCGCTGAACAGCTGGCCGGACAACGCCAACCTGGACAAGGCACGGCGGCTGCTGTGGCCGGTCAAGCAGAAGTACGGCCAGAAGCTTTCCTGGGCCGACCTGCTGGTCCTCGCGGGCAACGTGGCCCTGGAGTCCATGGGTTTCAAGACGTTCGGCTTCGCTTTTGGCCGCGAGGATGTGTGGGAACCCGAGCAGATCTTCTGGGGTCCGGAGGACGCCTGGCTCGGCGACGAGCGGTACGTCGGCGAAGGACAAATGTCCGACGAGGTGGGTTCCACCGAGATGGGCCTGATCTACGTCAACCCCGAAGGCCCCATGGGCAACCCGGACCCGGTGGCTGCGGCCGCGTTCATCCGGGAGACGTTCAAGCGCATGGCGATGAACGATGAAGAGACTTTTGCGCTGATCGCGGGCGGCCACACGTTCGGCAAGACCCACGGCGCGGGCCCCGCCGATGCGCACGTAGGCCCCGAGCCGGAGGGCGCCGACCTGGAGGCGCAGGGCCTGGGCTGGCTCAGCACCTACGGTTCCGGCAAGGGCGGCGACACCATCACCTCGGGACTGGAAGTCACCTGGACTGATAGGCCCACGCAGTGGAGCAACCGCTTCCTGGAGATCCTCTTCGAGTACGAGTGGGAACTGGTCAAGAGCCCCGGCGGCGCCCACCAGTGGGTTGCCAAGGACGGCCCCGAGATCATCCCGGATGCGCACGACCCCAACAAGAAGCACCGCCCCACCATGCTGACCACGGACCTGTCGCTGCGCTTCGACCCCACCTACGAGAAGATCGGCCGGCGCTTCCTGGAGAACCCGGACGAATTCGCCCTGGCGTTCGCCAAGGCCTGGTACAAGCTCCTGCACCGCGACATGGGCCCCGTGGGCCCGCACATGCTGGGCCCCTGGGTTCCCGAGGCGCAGCCGTGGCAGGATCCCGTTCCCGCCGTCGACCATGAACTGATCGACGAACAGGACATCGCCCAGCTCAAGGCGAAACTCCTTGACTCCGGCCTGACCATCCCGCAGCTTGCGGGCACCGCCTGGGCCTCCGCCGCCACCTACCGCAAGACAGACCGCCGCGGTGGCGCCAATGGTGGCCGGATCCGGCTGGAGCCGCAGCGCAGCTGGGAAGCCCACGAACCTGAGCAGCTGGCCACGGTACTTCCGGTGCTTGAGCGCGTCCAGGAAGAGTTCAACTCGGCACAGTCCGGCGGCAAGAAGGTTTCGCTCGCGGACCTGATCGTCCTGGGTGGCGCGACTGCCGTGGAAAAGGCCGCGTCCGACGCCGGGTTCCCCGTCACAGTGCCGTTCCGTCCGGGCCGCACCGACGCCACAGAGGAACAGACCGACGTCGAATCCTTCCAGTATCTGCAGCCGCGGGCGGACGGTTTCCGGAACTACCTGCGCCCCGGCCAGAAGCTCCCGCCGGAAACCCTCCTGCTGGACAAGGCTTACATGCTGGACCTCTCGGCGCCGGAGATGACCGCGCTGGTGGGCGGCATGCGTGCTTTGGGCACCAATGTGGGCGGCTCCAGCCACGGGGTGCTGACGGACAAGCCGCAGGTCCTGACGAACGACTTCTTCGTCAACCTGCTCTCCCCCGGCACCAAGTGGAAGGTCTCCGAATCCGAGGAGAATGTCTACGAGATCACCGATGTTGCCACCGGTGATCTGAAGTGGACGGCCACCCCAGTGGACCTGGTCTTTGGCTCCAACTCCCAGCTGCGCGCACTGGCCGAGGTGTACGCAAGCGAGGACGCCAAGGAGAAGTTCGTCAACGACTTCGTGGCGGCCTGGACCAAGGTCATGGAACTGGACCGCTTCGACCTGAACTGA